The Streptomyces sp. NBC_00162 genome window below encodes:
- a CDS encoding indole-3-glycerol phosphate synthase, whose amino-acid sequence MFTSVLMIEQPLTAVDVDFVTTLHGDDSVSFVVLMQPRGDQDRLLRAIDDVALGELPEAIHEGDEPEGEAARGPAELALEHSMEALRKKGANVIGQLVEDHPLDKLKGVVEETGADEVIVLTAPHFVEEFFHRDWASRARHKVGVPVLKLFAHNE is encoded by the coding sequence GTGTTCACGAGCGTATTGATGATCGAGCAGCCCCTGACCGCGGTGGACGTGGACTTCGTCACCACCCTGCACGGAGACGACTCGGTCTCCTTCGTCGTCCTCATGCAACCCCGCGGCGACCAGGACCGACTGCTGCGCGCCATCGACGACGTAGCGCTCGGTGAGCTCCCCGAAGCCATTCACGAGGGCGACGAACCGGAGGGCGAGGCCGCGCGCGGCCCTGCCGAGCTGGCCCTCGAGCACTCCATGGAGGCCCTGCGCAAGAAGGGCGCCAACGTCATCGGGCAGCTCGTCGAGGACCACCCGCTCGACAAACTGAAGGGCGTCGTGGAGGAGACCGGAGCCGACGAGGTGATCGTCCTGACCGCCCCGCACTTCGTGGAGGAGTTCTTCCACCGGGACTGGGCCTCCCGGGCCCGCCACAAGGTCGGCGTTCCCGTGCTCAAGCTCTTCGCCCACAACGAATAG
- a CDS encoding DUF742 domain-containing protein — protein MPEGPQPARRRRTRLYALTDGRTAAPHTVLTMDTTITAAVGGDAQGGLPTEWRTILAMCAEPGGLAVAEIAARMHIRLTPMTLLLGELADRGLIHHRSPLERAETTNVHLLMRIRDNLARI, from the coding sequence ATGCCGGAAGGTCCGCAGCCCGCGCGCCGCCGCCGTACGCGGCTGTACGCCCTGACCGACGGGCGTACGGCCGCGCCGCACACCGTCCTCACCATGGACACCACGATCACGGCGGCGGTCGGCGGGGACGCCCAGGGCGGCCTGCCCACCGAGTGGCGGACCATCCTGGCCATGTGCGCGGAACCCGGCGGCCTGGCGGTCGCCGAGATAGCGGCCCGGATGCACATCCGCCTCACCCCGATGACGTTGCTCCTGGGCGAACTCGCGGACCGCGGGCTGATCCACCACCGGTCGCCCCTGGAAAGGGCGGAGACCACCAACGTCCACCTGCTCATGAGAATCAGGGACAACCTTGCCCGGATATGA
- a CDS encoding GTP-binding protein, which produces MPGYDTPAPQEAAPVKILIAGGFGVGKTTLVETISEIEPLRTEERLTAAGVGVDDLDGIESKTVTTVAMDFGRLTLTDAGVVLYLFGTPGQERFWFMWDDLLNGALGAIVLVDTRRLDRSFPAVDFFESRGLPFVVGANCFHGEQPYTAEEIGAALHLRDPNTPVLMLDARSRQDVRACLLSLLDRLIADAGAMATV; this is translated from the coding sequence TTGCCCGGATATGACACTCCTGCCCCGCAGGAAGCGGCCCCCGTCAAGATCCTCATCGCCGGGGGATTCGGAGTCGGCAAGACGACCCTGGTCGAGACGATCTCCGAGATCGAGCCCCTGCGTACGGAGGAGCGGCTGACGGCCGCCGGTGTCGGCGTCGACGACCTCGACGGCATCGAGTCCAAGACGGTGACCACCGTGGCGATGGACTTCGGCCGCCTCACCCTCACCGACGCCGGAGTCGTCCTCTACCTGTTCGGTACGCCGGGCCAGGAGCGCTTCTGGTTCATGTGGGACGACCTGCTGAACGGGGCCCTCGGGGCGATCGTGCTGGTCGACACGCGGCGCCTGGACCGCAGCTTCCCCGCGGTCGACTTCTTCGAGAGTCGCGGACTGCCCTTCGTGGTCGGCGCGAACTGCTTCCACGGCGAGCAGCCCTACACCGCCGAGGAGATCGGGGCGGCGCTGCACCTGCGCGACCCGAACACCCCCGTCCTCATGCTGGACGCCCGCTCCCGCCAGGACGTCCGCGCCTGCCTGCTCTCGCTCCTCGACCGGCTCATCGCCGACGCGGGAGCCATGGCGACGGTCTGA
- the murC gene encoding UDP-N-acetylmuramate--L-alanine ligase yields MKPGLPTAMERPHFIGIGGAGMSGIAKILAQRGAQVAGSDSRGDSETAEALRAHGATVHGGHAAGNLADDSTCVVVSSAIRADNPELARAAELGIPVVHRSDALAALMDGLRPIAVAGTHGKTTTTSMLAVSLSALGLDPSYAIGGDLDAPGSNAHHGEGDIFVAEADESDRTFHKYTPQVAIILNAELDHHANYASIEEIYESFETFVSKVVPGGTLVVAHGQEGAAEIARRVAGREGLNVVTYGEEPEADVRITKITPRGLTSEVTVVLDGRMLTFTVSVPGRHYAHNAVAALAAGVALGIPAHNLASALGKYTGVKRRLQLKGEAAGVQVIDSYAHHPTEMTADLEAIRGAAGDSRILVVFQPHLFSRTQELGKEMGQALALADASVVLDIYPAREDPLPGVTSELIIAAARAAGADVTAEHDKGSVADVIAGMAKPGDLVLTMGAGDVTDLGPAILARLSN; encoded by the coding sequence ATGAAGCCCGGCCTGCCGACCGCCATGGAACGGCCCCACTTCATCGGCATCGGCGGCGCCGGCATGTCCGGCATCGCGAAGATCCTCGCCCAGCGCGGCGCGCAGGTCGCCGGCAGCGACAGCCGGGGGGACTCCGAGACCGCCGAGGCACTGCGCGCCCACGGCGCCACGGTCCACGGCGGCCACGCCGCCGGCAACCTCGCCGACGACTCCACCTGCGTGGTCGTCTCCAGCGCCATCCGCGCCGACAACCCCGAGCTGGCCCGCGCCGCCGAGCTGGGCATCCCCGTCGTGCACCGCTCCGACGCCCTCGCCGCACTGATGGACGGGCTGCGCCCGATCGCCGTCGCCGGTACGCACGGCAAGACCACCACCACGTCGATGCTGGCGGTGTCCCTCTCGGCCCTGGGCCTGGACCCCTCGTACGCCATCGGCGGCGACCTGGACGCTCCCGGCTCCAACGCCCACCACGGCGAGGGCGACATCTTCGTGGCCGAGGCCGACGAGAGCGACCGCACCTTCCACAAGTACACCCCGCAGGTCGCGATCATCCTCAACGCGGAGCTGGACCACCACGCGAACTACGCGTCGATCGAGGAGATCTACGAGTCCTTCGAGACCTTCGTCTCCAAGGTCGTGCCCGGCGGCACCCTGGTCGTCGCCCACGGCCAGGAGGGTGCGGCCGAGATCGCCCGCCGCGTCGCCGGCCGCGAGGGCCTGAACGTCGTCACGTACGGCGAGGAGCCCGAGGCCGACGTCCGGATCACCAAGATCACCCCGCGCGGCCTGACCAGCGAGGTCACGGTCGTCCTGGACGGGCGGATGCTCACCTTCACCGTCTCCGTGCCCGGCCGCCACTACGCGCACAACGCCGTCGCGGCCCTCGCCGCCGGTGTCGCCCTCGGCATCCCGGCGCACAACCTCGCCTCCGCCCTCGGCAAGTACACCGGGGTCAAGCGCCGCCTCCAGCTCAAGGGCGAGGCGGCCGGCGTCCAGGTCATCGACTCCTACGCGCACCACCCCACGGAGATGACCGCCGACCTGGAGGCCATCCGCGGCGCCGCCGGGGACTCCCGGATCCTGGTCGTCTTCCAGCCGCACCTCTTCTCCCGCACCCAGGAGCTCGGCAAGGAGATGGGCCAGGCCCTGGCCCTCGCCGACGCCTCCGTGGTCCTGGACATCTACCCGGCCCGCGAGGACCCGCTCCCCGGCGTCACCAGCGAGCTCATCATCGCCGCAGCCCGCGCCGCGGGCGCCGACGTCACCGCCGAGCACGACAAGGGCTCCGTCGCCGACGTCATCGCGGGAATGGCCAAGCCCGGTGATCTCGTTCTCACCATGGGCGCGGGCGACGTCACGGACCTCGGTCCGGCCATCCTCGCCCGCCTGTCGAACTAA
- a CDS encoding roadblock/LC7 domain-containing protein yields the protein MTTTSSDDVIYSVLDNNLSRIAGVQGAVLLSNDGIKLSAYLLDEPQAERMAAAASGIAATMKAISREVDGGRVIRQLVEMDDRYLCIVGCGEGSTLIVVTSRKARLGELGGEAVRTAQALGEWLSTPERVQAPAS from the coding sequence ATGACGACGACATCCTCCGACGACGTGATCTACAGCGTCCTGGACAACAACCTGAGCAGGATCGCGGGCGTCCAGGGAGCCGTGCTCCTGTCCAACGACGGCATCAAGCTCAGCGCCTACCTGCTGGACGAGCCCCAGGCGGAGCGCATGGCCGCCGCGGCCTCCGGCATCGCGGCCACCATGAAGGCGATATCCCGGGAGGTCGACGGAGGCCGGGTCATCCGCCAGCTGGTCGAGATGGACGACCGCTACCTCTGCATCGTCGGGTGCGGGGAGGGCAGCACGCTCATCGTGGTGACCTCCCGCAAGGCGCGGCTCGGGGAACTGGGAGGCGAGGCCGTACGGACCGCCCAGGCGCTCGGTGAATGGCTGAGCACACCCGAGCGCGTCCAGGCGCCGGCATCGTAA
- a CDS encoding OsmC family peroxiredoxin has translation MAATRNAHAVWEGDLLEGKGEVTLDSSGLGTYKVSWPARTDKEANGRTSPEELIAAAHSSCFNMAFSNILAKAGNAPAKLTTSAAVTFVPGEGITGIHLSVEGEVPGLDNDAFAAAAEDAKKNCPVSQALTGTTITLSAKLA, from the coding sequence ATGGCCGCCACACGCAACGCGCACGCCGTCTGGGAAGGCGACCTGCTCGAGGGCAAGGGCGAGGTCACGCTCGACTCGTCCGGCCTCGGCACCTACAAGGTCTCCTGGCCCGCGCGCACCGACAAGGAGGCGAACGGGCGGACCAGCCCGGAAGAGCTCATCGCCGCCGCGCACTCCAGCTGCTTCAACATGGCCTTCTCGAACATCCTCGCCAAGGCGGGCAACGCACCGGCCAAGCTGACCACCTCGGCCGCCGTCACCTTCGTGCCCGGCGAGGGCATCACCGGCATCCACCTCTCGGTGGAGGGCGAGGTGCCGGGCCTCGACAACGACGCCTTCGCCGCCGCCGCCGAGGACGCGAAGAAGAACTGCCCCGTCAGCCAGGCCCTGACCGGCACGACGATCACCCTGAGCGCCAAGCTCGCCTGA
- the zapE gene encoding cell division protein ZapE, with product MADAGPQALCAREPRVPAERLVAEMVPPPRFDSVRFDTYNPDPTQPSQSEAVTVLSGFAAGLGGAHASGAGKRRWFSKKPVAAAAPRGVYLDGGYGVGKTHLLASLWHATPAEPALKAFGTFVELTNLVGALGFQQTVQTLGGHRLLCIDEFELDDPGDTVLVSSLLSRLVEQGVALAATSNTLPGKLGEGRFAAADFLREIQGLSAHFRPLRIDGQDYRHRGLPEAPAPFSDEQVAKAAYATEGASLDDFPGLLEHLARVHPSRYGALTDGLTAVCLTDVGPVPDQSTALRLVVLADRLYDREVPVLASGVPFDRLFSEEMLNGGYRKKYFRAISRLTALARDAKPLVSQ from the coding sequence ATAGCCGACGCGGGGCCCCAGGCCCTGTGCGCCCGCGAGCCCCGGGTACCCGCCGAACGGCTGGTCGCCGAGATGGTGCCGCCGCCGCGTTTCGACTCGGTGCGCTTCGACACGTACAACCCGGACCCGACCCAGCCGAGCCAGTCCGAGGCGGTCACCGTCCTCAGCGGCTTCGCGGCCGGTCTGGGCGGGGCGCACGCGAGCGGCGCCGGCAAGCGGCGCTGGTTCAGCAAGAAGCCGGTGGCCGCGGCCGCCCCGCGCGGGGTCTACCTCGACGGCGGCTACGGCGTCGGCAAGACCCACCTGCTCGCCTCCCTGTGGCACGCCACCCCCGCCGAGCCCGCGCTCAAGGCCTTCGGCACCTTCGTGGAGCTGACCAACCTGGTCGGCGCGCTCGGCTTCCAGCAGACCGTGCAGACCCTGGGCGGGCACCGGCTGCTGTGCATCGACGAGTTCGAGCTGGACGACCCGGGCGACACCGTCCTGGTGTCCTCGCTGCTCAGCCGCCTGGTCGAGCAGGGCGTGGCGCTGGCCGCCACCTCCAACACGCTGCCCGGCAAGCTCGGCGAGGGCCGCTTCGCCGCCGCCGACTTCCTGCGGGAGATCCAGGGGCTGTCGGCGCACTTCCGGCCGCTGCGGATCGACGGCCAGGACTACCGCCACCGCGGGCTGCCGGAGGCTCCGGCGCCGTTCTCCGACGAGCAGGTCGCCAAGGCCGCGTACGCGACCGAGGGCGCGAGCCTGGACGACTTCCCCGGCCTGCTGGAGCACCTGGCCCGGGTGCACCCGAGCCGCTACGGCGCGCTGACCGACGGGCTCACGGCCGTCTGCCTGACCGATGTCGGCCCGGTGCCGGACCAGTCGACGGCCCTGCGGCTGGTGGTGCTCGCCGACCGGCTGTACGACCGCGAGGTCCCCGTCCTGGCCTCCGGGGTCCCCTTCGACCGCCTGTTCAGTGAAGAAATGCTCAACGGCGGCTATCGGAAGAAGTACTTCCGCGCCATATCGCGGCTCACCGCGCTGGCACGCGACGCGAAGCCCCTGGTGTCGCAGTAG
- a CDS encoding PhoX family protein, producing MSVTRRSLLAAGGIAFSGALGALFTGRAGAVRPTRGYGPLLPDPRGLLDLPAGFSYRVLSRAGGPLRSGEGPVPANCDGMAAFGAGGGRVRLVRNHENRTTAALRVPAVTGLTYDPEALGGCTALELGPDGAVTGERVALAGTAVNCAGGRTPWNTWLSCEETEDRAGTSGYTRDHGFVFEVDPADPRRSGAVPLTALGRFAHEAVAVDPYRGVVYETEDAFVEPFGLFYRFLPARPLGGPGSLRAGGVLQALRVPGLADLAVVDRPGAEFPVEWVPVPDPSAAGTAIRFQDFGRGGITHAQKLEGCYWGGGGVHFVSSYARRREGAGADHHGQVWFYDPLRSRLRLDVLFGPAADIQLPGDSPDNICLAPDGGLMVCEDGGGAQYVFGVTVGGEVYPVARNAEDIGQPGAPEWGEFAGVTFSPDGRTMYVNAYAPGTTFAVTGPWQ from the coding sequence ATGTCCGTCACCCGACGCAGCCTGCTCGCCGCCGGCGGGATCGCCTTCAGCGGGGCGCTCGGCGCCCTGTTCACCGGCCGGGCCGGCGCCGTCCGGCCGACGCGGGGATACGGGCCGCTGCTGCCCGACCCGCGCGGACTGCTCGATCTGCCCGCGGGGTTCTCCTACCGGGTGCTCTCCCGCGCCGGCGGGCCGCTGCGCTCCGGTGAGGGCCCCGTCCCGGCCAACTGCGACGGCATGGCCGCCTTCGGCGCGGGCGGCGGCCGCGTGCGGCTGGTCCGCAACCACGAGAACCGCACCACGGCCGCCCTGCGCGTACCCGCCGTCACGGGGCTGACGTACGACCCCGAGGCCCTGGGCGGCTGCACGGCCCTGGAGCTCGGCCCGGACGGCGCCGTCACCGGCGAGCGGGTCGCCCTCGCCGGCACCGCCGTCAACTGCGCGGGCGGCCGGACCCCCTGGAACACCTGGCTGAGCTGCGAGGAGACCGAGGACCGGGCGGGCACCTCCGGTTACACGCGGGACCACGGCTTCGTCTTCGAGGTGGACCCGGCGGACCCGCGGCGCTCGGGGGCGGTCCCGCTCACCGCGCTGGGCCGCTTCGCGCACGAGGCCGTCGCCGTGGACCCGTACCGCGGGGTCGTCTACGAGACCGAGGACGCCTTCGTCGAGCCCTTCGGGCTGTTCTACCGCTTCCTGCCGGCGCGGCCGCTCGGCGGCCCGGGCTCGCTGCGGGCCGGCGGTGTCCTCCAGGCCCTGCGCGTGCCGGGGCTGGCGGACCTGGCCGTGGTGGACCGGCCCGGGGCGGAGTTCCCGGTGGAGTGGGTACCCGTACCCGACCCCTCGGCGGCCGGGACCGCGATCAGGTTCCAGGACTTCGGGCGCGGCGGGATCACCCACGCGCAGAAGCTGGAGGGCTGCTACTGGGGCGGCGGCGGGGTCCACTTCGTCTCCAGCTACGCCCGCCGCCGCGAGGGCGCGGGCGCCGACCACCACGGGCAGGTGTGGTTCTACGACCCGCTGCGCTCCCGGCTCCGGCTGGACGTGCTGTTCGGCCCGGCCGCCGACATCCAGCTGCCCGGGGACTCCCCCGACAACATCTGCCTGGCCCCGGACGGCGGCCTGATGGTGTGCGAGGACGGCGGCGGGGCGCAGTACGTGTTCGGTGTGACGGTGGGCGGTGAGGTGTACCCGGTGGCCCGCAACGCCGAGGACATCGGGCAGCCGGGCGCCCCCGAGTGGGGGGAGTTCGCCGGGGTGACCTTCTCCCCCGACGGGCGGACGATGTACGTCAACGCCTACGCCCCGGGGACCACGTTCGCGGTGACCGGCCCCTGGCAGTGA
- a CDS encoding pyrimidine reductase family protein, with protein sequence MRRLFPVTDQTSAPSQAPADREWSLDELADAYKYPVLDAGAHWLRANMVSTLDGAAQHEGRSQPISGETDMRIFGTLRGLADVVVVGAETVRQEGYRPARAREAFAARREAAGQGPAAAIAVVTASLDLDFGLPLFTSPLVPTLVVTGSAAPAAKVAEATAAGAEVVVAGDGAAVDPARALRELAARGLRRQLTEGGPRLLGQFVAADALDELCLTISPMLTAGGAQRIAGGPSVTVPHRLSPASVLEEAGFLFTSYRRI encoded by the coding sequence ATGCGACGCCTGTTCCCTGTGACCGATCAGACATCAGCCCCGTCCCAGGCCCCGGCCGACCGGGAGTGGTCGCTCGACGAGCTCGCGGACGCCTACAAGTACCCCGTTCTCGACGCCGGGGCCCACTGGCTGCGGGCGAACATGGTTTCGACCCTGGACGGCGCCGCGCAGCACGAGGGCCGCTCGCAGCCCATCTCCGGCGAGACCGACATGCGGATCTTCGGCACCCTGCGGGGGCTGGCCGATGTGGTGGTCGTCGGCGCGGAAACGGTTCGCCAGGAGGGGTACCGCCCGGCCCGGGCCCGGGAGGCCTTCGCCGCCCGCCGCGAGGCCGCCGGACAGGGCCCCGCCGCCGCCATCGCGGTGGTCACCGCGAGCCTGGACCTGGACTTCGGCCTGCCCCTGTTCACCTCCCCGCTCGTGCCGACCCTGGTGGTCACCGGGTCCGCCGCGCCCGCCGCCAAGGTCGCCGAGGCCACCGCGGCCGGGGCCGAGGTCGTGGTGGCGGGGGACGGGGCCGCCGTGGACCCGGCCCGCGCCCTGCGGGAACTCGCCGCGCGCGGGCTGCGCCGCCAGCTCACCGAGGGCGGGCCCCGGCTGCTGGGCCAGTTCGTGGCCGCCGACGCGCTGGACGAGCTGTGCCTGACGATCTCGCCGATGCTCACGGCGGGTGGCGCCCAGCGGATCGCGGGCGGGCCCTCCGTCACGGTTCCGCACCGGCTCTCACCGGCCTCCGTACTGGAAGAGGCCGGGTTTCTCTTCACCAGCTACCGTCGGATCTGA
- the msrB gene encoding peptide-methionine (R)-S-oxide reductase MsrB — MSYEVEKTDEQWQAELTPSEYQVLRLAGTEPAFRGEYTDTKTEGVYSCRGCGSELFRSSEKFESHCGWPSFFDPKDTEAVELIADTSHGMVRTEVRCATCGSHLGHVFEGEGYPTPTDQRYCINSISLRLTPAED, encoded by the coding sequence ATGTCGTACGAGGTCGAGAAGACGGACGAGCAGTGGCAGGCGGAGCTGACCCCGTCCGAGTACCAGGTGCTGCGCCTCGCGGGCACCGAGCCGGCCTTCCGGGGTGAGTACACGGACACCAAGACGGAAGGCGTCTACTCCTGTCGCGGCTGCGGGTCCGAGCTGTTCCGGTCCTCGGAGAAGTTCGAGTCGCACTGCGGCTGGCCGTCCTTCTTCGACCCGAAGGACACCGAGGCGGTGGAGCTGATCGCCGACACCTCGCACGGCATGGTCCGTACCGAGGTCCGCTGCGCGACGTGCGGCTCCCACCTGGGCCACGTCTTCGAGGGCGAGGGCTACCCGACCCCCACCGACCAGCGGTACTGCATCAACTCCATCTCGCTGCGGCTGACCCCCGCCGAGGACTGA
- a CDS encoding polysaccharide deacetylase family protein — translation MTISVRKAASVAVLGAALGAALTGCGGGAGTSDAGRGARLGTPAASAPASGPASGPASAAASAAGSAPQAGAPAKPPTLAPGPNGLTPVFERAKQHTDKTVALTFDADMTSDQGPRAAGGERFDNPPLISALRTLQVPSTVFMTGRWAEEYPDQAKSIGTDPNFEVANHSYSHHAFTSPCYGLPALDGAAARADVDRAFAAFRTAGAVNTVPYFRFPGGCYDDRALRALSTAKVTAVQWDVVSGDAFATDPDAVAEQVLAGVKPGSVVVMHCTRSAAPVTEEAVRKIVPELRKRGYRFVKVSELIGK, via the coding sequence GTGACCATTTCTGTGCGCAAAGCGGCGTCCGTAGCCGTCCTCGGTGCCGCCCTCGGTGCCGCCCTGACCGGATGCGGGGGCGGCGCCGGCACCTCGGACGCCGGCCGCGGGGCCCGCCTGGGCACCCCCGCGGCGTCCGCCCCCGCGTCCGGCCCGGCGTCCGGCCCCGCCTCCGCCGCGGCCTCGGCGGCCGGGTCCGCCCCGCAGGCCGGCGCCCCCGCCAAGCCCCCGACCCTGGCACCCGGCCCGAACGGCCTGACCCCGGTCTTCGAGCGGGCGAAGCAGCACACCGACAAGACCGTGGCGCTGACCTTCGACGCCGACATGACCTCCGACCAGGGGCCGCGCGCCGCGGGCGGGGAGCGCTTCGACAACCCCCCGCTGATCTCGGCCCTGCGCACCCTCCAGGTGCCGTCGACGGTCTTCATGACGGGCCGCTGGGCCGAGGAGTACCCGGACCAGGCCAAGTCCATCGGCACCGACCCGAACTTCGAGGTCGCGAACCACTCGTACAGCCACCACGCCTTCACGTCCCCCTGCTACGGACTGCCCGCGCTCGACGGCGCCGCCGCCCGCGCCGATGTGGACCGGGCCTTCGCCGCCTTCCGTACGGCGGGCGCGGTCAACACCGTCCCCTACTTCCGCTTCCCCGGCGGCTGCTACGACGACCGGGCGCTGCGGGCCCTGTCCACGGCCAAGGTCACGGCCGTCCAGTGGGACGTGGTCAGCGGGGACGCCTTCGCCACGGACCCGGACGCGGTGGCCGAGCAGGTGCTGGCGGGGGTGAAGCCCGGCTCGGTGGTGGTCATGCACTGCACGCGCAGCGCGGCGCCGGTCACCGAGGAGGCCGTCCGCAAGATCGTCCCGGAGCTGCGCAAACGCGGCTACCGGTTCGTGAAGGTCTCCGAACTCATCGGGAAGTAG
- a CDS encoding nitrate- and nitrite sensing domain-containing protein gives MSPIEPEGPPGPSTARRRRTPRLRTPRLRTLLIWLAVVPTVAMGTQVAVTAQRLLAQSEHLRADVAAAERVGAPLYTLMVDMQAERTMTAGLWAGAAGAEEELRNRREATDRAAAEVRRLTAGSGTSFAEVNKRLDGLAAYRQRADARTGGADATLTYYTGVIGTVIQAYQQEFSHAQDAELAQESRPVVSMLSATEMVAREDTLLALAGPSRELNSAGFDQFISAVGAHRYLYETWVVPYLPVGDRRFYDRIVASPDWQTKNRIENAIVSDHTDLASGIKLPAEVGGWRSAHENFSVQMATLNIDRARKVLTRGEAKAAELETEVAWLIGGSGGGLLLVVAVVVFTTRSVLRRLHDLHERTVTVAEETLPDVVARLQRGQSVDTEALPAVRGDRDEVGRISDAFARAVAVSVDGHRQLAAERHGFGLFAAGIASRTGNLVSRQLSLTEDLQDTFGHDEALLAELMRSDQLTVGMRRQIENLLILSGGEVPDPHTEPMRVADLLREAAAEVEDFRRIERHALDETSLEPSVISQVSHLLAELLDNATRFSPPRSKVVIRAELVADGLSVEIEDRGPRVTPASYEEMNGRLHAAPPYSVLAQNAHRLGLFVVGHLADQLGATVTLRRSVYGGTSAVVILPGELLVRTEREALRPSPPALPAPRVTADEPKPELVLHSGSAPARRALPERPREPSAARPADRTPPPALPALPARRESAARPVPREGAARPALPERVPQTHIAEQLRAPRAPESATGQDTATPEEVADAWADYEQGTQAVEAELRQDQP, from the coding sequence ATGTCTCCCATAGAACCCGAAGGTCCGCCAGGGCCGTCGACGGCTCGTCGGCGGCGAACCCCGCGCCTGCGCACCCCGCGCCTGCGCACCCTGCTCATCTGGCTCGCCGTGGTCCCCACCGTGGCGATGGGCACCCAAGTGGCAGTGACCGCACAGCGGTTGCTCGCGCAATCGGAGCACCTGCGAGCCGATGTCGCGGCCGCCGAGCGGGTCGGCGCACCGCTGTACACGCTCATGGTCGACATGCAGGCCGAGCGGACGATGACCGCCGGACTGTGGGCGGGCGCCGCCGGAGCCGAGGAGGAACTGCGGAACCGGCGGGAGGCCACGGACCGGGCCGCGGCCGAAGTCCGTCGGCTGACGGCCGGTTCGGGGACGTCCTTCGCGGAAGTGAACAAGCGGCTCGACGGACTGGCCGCGTACCGCCAGCGCGCGGACGCCCGCACCGGCGGCGCCGACGCCACGCTCACCTACTACACCGGCGTGATCGGCACGGTCATCCAGGCGTACCAGCAGGAGTTCAGCCACGCGCAGGACGCCGAACTCGCCCAGGAGAGCCGGCCCGTGGTGTCCATGCTCTCGGCCACCGAGATGGTGGCGCGCGAGGACACGCTCCTGGCCCTGGCCGGGCCGTCCAGGGAACTGAACTCCGCCGGCTTCGACCAGTTCATCAGTGCCGTGGGAGCCCACCGGTACCTGTACGAGACGTGGGTCGTGCCGTATCTGCCCGTGGGGGACCGGCGGTTCTACGACCGGATCGTCGCCTCCCCGGACTGGCAGACGAAGAACCGTATCGAGAACGCGATCGTCTCCGACCACACCGACCTCGCATCCGGCATCAAGCTGCCTGCCGAGGTGGGCGGCTGGCGCTCCGCGCACGAGAACTTCTCGGTGCAGATGGCCACGCTCAACATCGACCGGGCGCGGAAGGTGCTCACGCGAGGCGAGGCCAAGGCCGCGGAGCTGGAGACCGAGGTCGCCTGGCTGATCGGGGGAAGCGGCGGCGGGCTGCTGCTCGTCGTGGCCGTCGTCGTGTTCACGACGCGGTCGGTGCTCCGCCGTCTGCACGACCTGCACGAACGCACGGTGACCGTCGCCGAGGAGACCCTCCCCGACGTCGTCGCCCGGCTCCAGCGCGGGCAGTCCGTCGACACCGAGGCCCTGCCGGCGGTGCGCGGAGACCGGGACGAGGTCGGCCGCATCAGCGACGCGTTCGCCCGGGCCGTCGCCGTATCCGTCGACGGGCACCGGCAGCTCGCGGCCGAGCGTCACGGGTTCGGCCTGTTCGCCGCGGGCATCGCCTCGCGCACCGGAAACCTCGTCAGCCGTCAGCTGAGCCTCACCGAGGACCTCCAGGACACCTTCGGTCACGACGAGGCGCTGCTCGCCGAACTGATGCGGTCCGACCAGCTGACGGTGGGCATGCGGCGGCAGATCGAGAACCTGCTCATCCTGTCGGGCGGCGAGGTCCCCGACCCGCACACCGAACCCATGCGCGTCGCCGACCTGCTGCGTGAAGCGGCCGCGGAGGTCGAGGACTTCCGGCGCATCGAGCGGCACGCCCTGGACGAGACGAGCCTCGAACCCAGCGTGATCAGCCAGGTCAGCCATCTGCTGGCAGAGCTGCTGGACAACGCCACCCGGTTCTCCCCGCCGAGGTCGAAGGTGGTCATCCGCGCCGAACTCGTCGCGGACGGGCTGTCGGTCGAGATCGAGGACCGAGGACCGCGCGTGACCCCCGCCAGCTACGAGGAGATGAACGGGCGCCTGCACGCGGCCCCGCCGTACTCCGTTCTCGCGCAGAACGCGCACCGCCTGGGACTCTTCGTCGTCGGCCACCTCGCCGACCAGCTCGGGGCGACGGTCACCCTGCGCCGCTCGGTGTACGGGGGGACCTCCGCCGTGGTGATCCTTCCCGGCGAACTGCTGGTGCGCACCGAGCGGGAGGCGCTCCGGCCCTCGCCGCCGGCGCTCCCCGCGCCCCGCGTCACCGCCGACGAGCCCAAGCCCGAACTGGTCCTGCACAGCGGCTCCGCGCCCGCGCGCCGTGCGCTGCCCGAGCGTCCGCGCGAGCCGTCGGCGGCCCGGCCGGCGGACCGTACGCCGCCGCCGGCGCTCCCGGCACTCCCGGCGCGACGAGAGAGCGCGGCCCGCCCCGTGCCGCGCGAGGGCGCGGCGCGGCCCGCGCTCCCCGAGCGCGTCCCGCAGACCCACATCGCCGAACAGCTCCGGGCGCCCCGCGCACCGGAATCAGCCACCGGCCAGGACACGGCTACACCCGAAGAGGTGGCCGACGCCTGGGCGGACTACGAACAGGGGACCCAGGCAGTGGAAGCAGAGCTCCGACAGGATCAGCCATGA